TCTTACTCCATATTTTTCAAGGATACCTTTTTCTGAAAGCTCAACTACCATGTTAAGTCCAGTTTGTCCTCCCATTCCTGCAATAATAGAGTCTGGTCTTTCTTTAGATATTACTTTTTCAACAAATTCTATAGTGATTGGTTCAATATATATTCTATCAGCAACTGCTTTATCTGTCATAATTGTAGCAGGGTTTGAGTTGATAAGTACAACTTCAATTCCCTCTTTTTTTAGAGTTTCACAAGCTTGAGTTCCTGAATAGTCAAATTCAGCAGCTTGTCCTATTATAATTGGTCCTGAACCTATTACAAGTGTTTTCTTTATAGATTTATCTAACATCTTTTTCTTTCCTCCTAATTATCTAAAAACTTTTAACCTTCAACTTCACAAAATACTACGCTTTTTTCTCTATAGTCTTTAAAAAATCAGCAAATAAGTTATTTGAATCTTCTGGATATGCTTCAGGTAAGAATTGTACTCCCATAGCTGAAAGTTCAACATTTCTAAATCCTTCTACAGTTTTATCATTTAAATTTACATGAGTAGCTTCAGCATTTCCTAAAGCATCTATTGTATATCCATGATTTTGAGATGTTACATATATTCTGTTTCTTGCTATATCTTTAACTGGGTGGTTAGCTCCTCTATGTCCATTATTCATTTTAGCTATAGTTCCTCCAAGAGCAAGATTTAATACTTGTGCTCCTAAAGATACTCCAAATACTGGAAGTTTTCCTAATACTTCTTTCACTGTAGCTACAACTTCTGGTACATCTGCTGGATTTCCAGGTCCACTTGATAAGAATAATGCATCTATATTGTGTTTTTTCATTTCTTCAAATGTTGTATTGTATGGGAATACTGAAACTGCAAATCCCATTTTAGAAAGAGAATCTATAGTACTTCTTTTAACTCCTAGATCTAGAACTCCTATTCTAAGTCCATTTCCTCCAACTTCAATTATCTCTTTTCTACTTACTTCAGCAACTGCATTTTCATATGAGAAATTATCAAACTTTTCTTTTAATTCTTTGTGTGTAAGATCATCAGTTGTAATAATAGCTTTCATAGATCCATTGTCTCTTATTATTTTAGCTATCTCTCTTGTATCTACTCCTTTAAATCCTACTACATTATATTGTCTTAAGAATCCGTCTAATGTCATTTCACATCTAAAGTTGTTAGGTAATTTTGCATCTTCTTTAATAACAAATCCTTTTAAATGAATCTTATCTGATTCCATATCATCTAAGTTGATTCCGTAGTTTCCTACCATTGGATATGTCATAACTACTATCTTTCCATAAAGTGATGGATCAGTAAGAGTTTCTTGATACCCTACCATTCCAGTAGTAAAAACTATTTCTCCAGTAGTTTCACCTAAATGTCCAAAGATTTTTCCATCAAAGCTCATGCCATTTTCAAGAATAAGTTTACCTTTCATTTCCCCTCCTAAAAAAAAAGATACAACTACAAAAAGTTATATCTTAGAAAATTTAAAATATTTAAAATTATGAATAACAAATCTAAAAGAAAAATCAAAAAGAATAGCAAATAGTTTTAACTTAAATGTGTTATTATACTTTTTATTTGATAGTATAACCTCTGCCATATAACATCCCTCCTGATTTTTACTAAAAAATATTATATCTTTTTTTCAAA
This DNA window, taken from uncultured Fusobacterium sp., encodes the following:
- a CDS encoding carbamoyl phosphate synthase small subunit is translated as MKGKLILENGMSFDGKIFGHLGETTGEIVFTTGMVGYQETLTDPSLYGKIVVMTYPMVGNYGINLDDMESDKIHLKGFVIKEDAKLPNNFRCEMTLDGFLRQYNVVGFKGVDTREIAKIIRDNGSMKAIITTDDLTHKELKEKFDNFSYENAVAEVSRKEIIEVGGNGLRIGVLDLGVKRSTIDSLSKMGFAVSVFPYNTTFEEMKKHNIDALFLSSGPGNPADVPEVVATVKEVLGKLPVFGVSLGAQVLNLALGGTIAKMNNGHRGANHPVKDIARNRIYVTSQNHGYTIDALGNAEATHVNLNDKTVEGFRNVELSAMGVQFLPEAYPEDSNNLFADFLKTIEKKA